GAACCACACAGCTCCTTTACTTTTCGGTACAGAGTGCGTTCGGTTAAGTCCAGTTGAGCGCATAGTTCGGGTACGCCAAATGGCTTGTTGCCAATATTCTCATCAATCACGCTGCGTAGCCGCTGGTTGAATTCGGCTAGCTCGTCAGGTAGTAGTGGAGTTTGATTCTCGCGTAGTTGTTGCGCGATAAATTGCTTCCTGAAACTATCCTGCTCAAGCAGCTTATCAATCAGTATTGAGAGCTCTTCTTCTGAAAATGGTTTGGTCAGGTAGCCATCAATGCCTACCCGAAGCATATCCAACTTGCGCTGCTGGTCGGCTTGCGCGGTAATGACGACAATGGGCTGTTTATAATTTCGCTGCTTAAGTTCATGAATTAGTTTTAGCCCATCCATACGCGGCATCATGTAATCGGTGATGATTATATCAACATCATGTTTTTCTAATAGCTGTAGAGCTTCTTCACCGTGTACTGCCTCCAGAACTGTGTATTGGCTAATAGCGGGAATGCTTAGGATAAACCGTCGCATATCCTGATTATCTTCTACCAATAGAATTGTCTTCGTTGATGACGGAGATAATGGCGGAGCGTTTTCTTCCAGAGAGGTATCGTCAATAGTTATTTCTGAATGGGGCACTTCGGTAGCGGTAGAATCTCCTTGCCAAAACTGATCTTCCATAAAACGAATGGTGAACTGCGCGTAGCGGTTTACCTCGCTTGCTACCTGAATATAGTAGTCGTGTTGTTCTAAAATAGCTCGGGTTATTGATAGCCCAATGCCACTGCCCTGGCTGCGGGTAATATCATTTTTCACTTGGTAGAACCGATCAAAAATCCGGTCTACATCCTGCCAAGGAATGCCGATACCGGTGTTGTATATCTTAAGCAGGGCTTCATCTTCTACTTGCAGTATGAGCTTGGTAACTCCACCTTGATGAGTAAACTTTAGTGCATTGATAATTAAATTGGTAATGGCTCGGTTCATCAGCACCGCATCGCCGTCGATGAATATCGGGCGGTCGGGAATATCTAGCGTTAGATTAATGGTTTGCTGACTGAAAATATCAGAAAAATCGG
This region of Tunicatimonas pelagia genomic DNA includes:
- a CDS encoding response regulator; the encoded protein is MLALERNKALADRRTIEAQARELQELHDFRSHFFANISHEIRTPLTLVSGYARRLSESAVGETNQQHAKIIAEKSADIKELVDSIIDLSKLDNKGLTLQRTSVNLSQLLQKVHADFSDIFSQQTINLTLDIPDRPIFIDGDAVLMNRAITNLIINALKFTHQGGVTKLILQVEDEALLKIYNTGIGIPWQDVDRIFDRFYQVKNDITRSQGSGIGLSITRAILEQHDYYIQVASEVNRYAQFTIRFMEDQFWQGDSTATEVPHSEITIDDTSLEENAPPLSPSSTKTILLVEDNQDMRRFILSIPAISQYTVLEAVHGEEALQLLEKHDVDIIITDYMMPRMDGLKLIHELKQRNYKQPIVVITAQADQQRKLDMLRVGIDGYLTKPFSEEELSILIDKLLEQDSFRKQFIAQQLRENQTPLLPDELAEFNQRLRSVIDENIGNKPFGVPELCAQLDLTERTLYRKVKELCGSTPTKLITERRLLRAKAYYDQGNYKSTQQLAFSVGFKNSTRFAEKFRTRFGIKL